A window of the Xenopus laevis strain J_2021 chromosome 9_10L, Xenopus_laevis_v10.1, whole genome shotgun sequence genome harbors these coding sequences:
- the LOC108701839 gene encoding protein mono-ADP-ribosyltransferase PARP15 isoform X1 → MYKVEIGKSILDVKKGDITKETTDAIVNLNNKTLDQDYGISKDILTAAGNSVREECIRLGKQPHSNFVVTGAGNLRCKKIIHLIDAVNKDKIVAEVKEVLKACDQHNIQSITIPAIGTGNANIGAKTSLELIMTGIEEYALGTATSCISQIHIIAYKENIYQEYIKAFEIRISGNQKYNLYLKLYGKDVTLIKGDITDQDTECIVNLTNQSLNQNCGVSAAILSAAGSGVKDECNKLAPITADQMVLTSGGNMKCKKILHLIGPTNSKAMVPALEKILEECVKHSIKTMALPAIGTGMAAMDPSDSISGIIGGLIQHFEKVTHTSLTKICIIAFTDKVYQEFSQAFKTKSFEIQESEPYSENNIEAIFRNPPTWTDMGTDEYKIIELSNSSTEFKDIEKKFLESAQSYKCKVIKIERVQNVKLWRSFSVRKLFVDSRYPNERNCKLLFHGTSIETVTDILYNGFNRSYSGKNATVYGRGTYFALNASYSCGDTYSVPDKDGNKHMILAAVITGKWRMGESHYIDAPPTEEDPKTHCDCVVDDVSNPTVFVIFCDDGAYPKYSITFKRC, encoded by the exons ATGTATAAAGTAGAAATTGGCAAATCAATTTTAGATGTTAAAAAGGGGGACATAACTAAGGAAACTACGGATGCCATAGTAAAcctgaataataaaacattggaCCAAGACTATG GCATATCGAAAGACATTCTTACTGCTGCAGGGAACAGCGTTAGAGAAGAATGTATTCGTTTAG GTAAACAACCTCATAGCAATTTTGTTGTAACTGGAGCTGGAAATCTGAGGTGCAAAAAAATAATCCATCTGATTGATGCTGTGAATAAAGATAAGATTGTGGCCGAAGTCAAGGAGGTGCTAAAGGCATGTGACCAGCATAACATTCAGTCTATCACTATTCCTGCAATTGGAACag GAAATGCAAATATTGGAGCAAAGACTTCCCTTGAACTGATTATGACCGGCATTGAAGAATATGCATTAGGCACAGCTACAAGCTGCATCTCACAAATTCACATTATTGCTTATAAGGAGAACATCTATCAAGAATATATTAAGGCTTTTGAGATAAGAATTTCGGGCAACCAG aaatacaatCTTTATCTCAAACTGTATGGTAAAGATGTGACCTTAATTAAGGGAGACATTACAGATCAAGATACGGAGTGCATTGTGAATCTAACCAACCAATCATTGAATCAAAATTGTG GTGTCTCTGCGGCAATATTATCAGCAGCTGGAAGCGGTGTGAAGGACGAGTGTAACAAATTGG CTCCAATAACAGCAGACCAGATGGTATTGACAAGTGGCGGGAATATGAAATGCAAGAAAATTCTGCATCTGATTGGTCCAACAAACTCAAAAGCCATGGTgcctgcactggaaaaaatattagaAGAATGTGTAAAGCATTCCATCAAAACTATGGCACTGCCAGCCATTGGGACAG GAATGGCTGCCATGGACCCCAGTGATTCAATTAGTGGAATAATAGGAGGCCTAATACAACATTTTGAGAAGGTTACACATACCAGTCTCACCAAGATCTGCATCATTGCTTTTACAGACAAGGTTTACCAAGAGTTTTCTCAAGCATTTAAAACCAAAAGCTTTGAGATTCAG gaATCAGAGCCATATTCCGAAAACAACATAGAAG CAATATTTCGCAACCCACCAACATGGACTGACATGGGCACTGATGAATATAAGATCATTGAGCTTTCAAACAGTTCTACAGAATTCAAGGATATTGAAAAGAAATTCCTTGAATCAGCCCAATCTTATAAATGTAAAGTGATTAAG ATTGAAAGGGTGCAGAATGTGAAACTGTGGCGAAGTTTTTCTGTTCGaaaactgtttgttgacagtcgTTATCCAAATGAAAGAAATTGTAAACTACTTTTTCATGGCACCAGTATTGAAACGGTCACGGATATCCTATATAATGGGTTTAACAGGAGCTATTCTGGTAAAAATG CAACAGTTTATGGACGTGGAACGTACTTTGCCCTAAATGCATCATATTCTTGTGGTGATACATACTCTGTTCCTGATAAAGATGGGAACAAACATATGATCCTGGCTGCTGTAATCACTGGCAAGTGGAGAATGGGGGAAAGCCACTATATAGATGCACCGCCAACTGAAGAAGACCCAAAAACGCATTGTGATTGTGTGGTGGATGATGTCAGTAACCCCACAGTCTTTGTAATCTTCTGTGATGATGGTGCCTACCCCAAATACTCAATCACTTTTAAACGCTGCTGA
- the LOC108701839 gene encoding protein mono-ADP-ribosyltransferase PARP15 isoform X2 — protein MYKVEIGKSILDVKKGDITKETTDAIVNLNNKTLDQDYGISKDILTAAGNSVREECIRLGKQPHSNFVVTGAGNLRCKKIIHLIDAVNKDKIVAEVKEVLKACDQHNIQSITIPAIGTGNANIGAKTSLELIMTGIEEYALGTATSCISQIHIIAYKENIYQEYIKAFEIRISGNQKYNLYLKLYGKDVTLIKGDITDQDTECIVNLTNQSLNQNCGVSAAILSAAGSGVKDECNKLAPITADQMVLTSGGNMKCKKILHLIGPTNSKAMVPALEKILEECVKHSIKTMALPAIGTGMAAMDPSDSISGIIGGLIQHFEKVTHTSLTKICIIAFTDKVYQEFSQAFKTKSFEIQESEPYSENNIEAIFRNPPTWTDMGTDEYKIIELSNSSTEFKDIEKKFLESAQSYKCKVIKIERVQNVKLWRSFSVRKLFVDSRYPNERNCKLLFHGTSIETVTDILYNGFNRSYSGKNGRYGRSSAK, from the exons ATGTATAAAGTAGAAATTGGCAAATCAATTTTAGATGTTAAAAAGGGGGACATAACTAAGGAAACTACGGATGCCATAGTAAAcctgaataataaaacattggaCCAAGACTATG GCATATCGAAAGACATTCTTACTGCTGCAGGGAACAGCGTTAGAGAAGAATGTATTCGTTTAG GTAAACAACCTCATAGCAATTTTGTTGTAACTGGAGCTGGAAATCTGAGGTGCAAAAAAATAATCCATCTGATTGATGCTGTGAATAAAGATAAGATTGTGGCCGAAGTCAAGGAGGTGCTAAAGGCATGTGACCAGCATAACATTCAGTCTATCACTATTCCTGCAATTGGAACag GAAATGCAAATATTGGAGCAAAGACTTCCCTTGAACTGATTATGACCGGCATTGAAGAATATGCATTAGGCACAGCTACAAGCTGCATCTCACAAATTCACATTATTGCTTATAAGGAGAACATCTATCAAGAATATATTAAGGCTTTTGAGATAAGAATTTCGGGCAACCAG aaatacaatCTTTATCTCAAACTGTATGGTAAAGATGTGACCTTAATTAAGGGAGACATTACAGATCAAGATACGGAGTGCATTGTGAATCTAACCAACCAATCATTGAATCAAAATTGTG GTGTCTCTGCGGCAATATTATCAGCAGCTGGAAGCGGTGTGAAGGACGAGTGTAACAAATTGG CTCCAATAACAGCAGACCAGATGGTATTGACAAGTGGCGGGAATATGAAATGCAAGAAAATTCTGCATCTGATTGGTCCAACAAACTCAAAAGCCATGGTgcctgcactggaaaaaatattagaAGAATGTGTAAAGCATTCCATCAAAACTATGGCACTGCCAGCCATTGGGACAG GAATGGCTGCCATGGACCCCAGTGATTCAATTAGTGGAATAATAGGAGGCCTAATACAACATTTTGAGAAGGTTACACATACCAGTCTCACCAAGATCTGCATCATTGCTTTTACAGACAAGGTTTACCAAGAGTTTTCTCAAGCATTTAAAACCAAAAGCTTTGAGATTCAG gaATCAGAGCCATATTCCGAAAACAACATAGAAG CAATATTTCGCAACCCACCAACATGGACTGACATGGGCACTGATGAATATAAGATCATTGAGCTTTCAAACAGTTCTACAGAATTCAAGGATATTGAAAAGAAATTCCTTGAATCAGCCCAATCTTATAAATGTAAAGTGATTAAG ATTGAAAGGGTGCAGAATGTGAAACTGTGGCGAAGTTTTTCTGTTCGaaaactgtttgttgacagtcgTTATCCAAATGAAAGAAATTGTAAACTACTTTTTCATGGCACCAGTATTGAAACGGTCACGGATATCCTATATAATGGGTTTAACAGGAGCTATTCTGGTAAAAATG GCAGATATGGAAGATCAAGTGCCAAGTAG